A window from Anaerolineales bacterium encodes these proteins:
- a CDS encoding sigma-54-dependent Fis family transcriptional regulator — MPFTILIVDDEAKARGSMGRLLSAEGYEILEAENLAGAVKTLNDHLPDILLLDFNLPDGHGLDLLRKLSAAKPRPQVVVVTGTASIPTAVEALQLGAADLLEKPVDMARLKGVVKRATEIVRLQRELDYYQESARAEAMDWVMGETPAMQAVLKEARRAAATSTPVLITGQTGTGKDVLARAIHMMGPRAAKPYIPINCAALPADVIESELFGHEAGAFTDAAKRKPGMVEAADGGVLFLDEIG; from the coding sequence ATGCCCTTCACCATCCTGATCGTCGACGACGAAGCCAAAGCCCGCGGATCGATGGGGCGGCTGCTTTCGGCCGAGGGCTACGAGATCCTCGAGGCCGAAAACCTGGCCGGCGCCGTGAAGACCCTGAACGACCACCTGCCCGACATCCTGCTGCTGGATTTCAACCTCCCGGACGGGCACGGGCTGGACCTGCTGCGCAAGCTCTCGGCGGCCAAACCGCGCCCGCAGGTGGTGGTGGTCACCGGGACGGCGAGCATCCCCACCGCGGTCGAAGCCCTGCAGCTCGGCGCGGCCGATCTGCTGGAGAAGCCGGTCGACATGGCGCGGCTGAAGGGCGTCGTCAAACGCGCGACGGAAATTGTCCGCCTGCAGCGCGAGCTGGATTACTACCAGGAGAGCGCGCGGGCCGAGGCGATGGACTGGGTGATGGGAGAGACGCCGGCGATGCAGGCGGTGTTGAAGGAGGCCCGGCGCGCCGCCGCCACCTCCACGCCGGTGCTGATCACCGGCCAAACCGGGACCGGCAAGGACGTACTGGCCCGCGCGATCCACATGATGGGGCCGCGGGCCGCCAAGCCCTACATCCCGATCAACTGCGCCGCCCTGCCGGCGGACGTGATCGAATCCGAACTCTTCGGCCACGAAGCGGGGGCCTTCACCGACGCCGCCAAACGCAAACCCGGGATGGTCGAAGCCGCCGACGGCGGCGTGCTGTTCCTCGATGAGATCGGC
- a CDS encoding PAS domain-containing protein — MTDTRSSRNPARKVRAARKSGSVRKTEAAAPPLLAMLKPAPSASALSPQSITLAEIHHELLFALSYPRGIVTDVNPLVLRKLNAERESVIGRALAELLGVPEIMTYLKDLPVGRPVRFSQRLTLGADGEAAVWDIRAARAVAAEGEALLTMRLLEERRPAASAGAPPRFDNLPAAVMEAADLGSAEPLLDWALDAAQASGAGLFYAHRESGEQVRGFERNLPADVPHELPPLPSSDRNAALIWKRDAKIDGEFFPWAAACGWQSAMLFPLPDSPVKGALLLGWKEAESPAWLETALTAFSASHAALLRGWQSRQQVFEMQRKGKRAETAMQVLMEELPQALALVRVADGRVMETSLSCERMLGYSGAALAAMRLEDWLTAPEAVVAVRAACQSGRINESGELTLYRRDGEGFPAVLRAIPLRSGETAEFHEVLVTITDLTSSRDARLEARHLQRQAVLGWMAASFAHEIRNPLNNLSLQLEELRTLYQLPGEASKLVGDSKAECDRLTEISRRMLDFARGQDFRPAPTDIAALVRRVLARMQPVLERAGVKSLFSAPEDLPQAMADPMSIEQVILNLIDNAAKAMPEGGHLGVSLQLSALESGAPAVEVRVADTGQGLPPQVREKLFQPYVTTRSDGHGLGLALSRHILDAHRGALRADTYPGSGTVFRVFLPVASPPTPLPA, encoded by the coding sequence TTGACCGATACGCGCTCCTCCCGCAATCCCGCGCGCAAAGTGCGCGCCGCCCGTAAATCCGGATCGGTCCGCAAAACCGAGGCCGCCGCGCCGCCGCTGTTGGCGATGCTCAAACCGGCTCCGTCGGCTTCGGCGCTTTCGCCGCAATCGATCACCCTGGCCGAAATCCACCATGAATTACTGTTCGCCCTTTCCTATCCGCGCGGAATCGTCACCGACGTCAATCCGCTGGTGTTGCGCAAGCTGAACGCCGAGCGCGAATCGGTGATCGGCCGGGCGCTGGCCGAACTGCTCGGCGTCCCGGAGATCATGACCTACCTGAAGGATTTGCCGGTCGGCCGGCCGGTGCGCTTCTCCCAGCGGCTGACGCTCGGCGCGGACGGCGAGGCCGCGGTGTGGGACATCCGCGCCGCGCGTGCGGTGGCCGCGGAGGGCGAGGCGCTGCTCACCATGCGCCTCCTGGAGGAGCGGCGGCCGGCGGCTTCGGCCGGGGCGCCGCCGCGTTTCGACAACCTCCCGGCGGCGGTCATGGAGGCCGCCGACCTCGGTTCCGCCGAACCGCTCCTGGATTGGGCGCTGGACGCGGCGCAAGCCTCCGGCGCCGGTTTGTTCTACGCCCACCGCGAAAGCGGAGAGCAGGTCCGCGGATTCGAGCGCAATCTGCCGGCGGACGTTCCCCACGAACTGCCGCCGCTGCCCTCCTCCGACCGCAACGCCGCGCTGATCTGGAAGCGCGACGCCAAGATCGACGGGGAATTCTTCCCCTGGGCGGCGGCCTGCGGCTGGCAATCCGCAATGCTGTTTCCGTTGCCGGATTCGCCGGTCAAGGGCGCGCTCCTGCTCGGCTGGAAGGAGGCCGAGTCCCCGGCCTGGCTCGAAACCGCGCTGACCGCCTTTTCCGCCTCGCACGCCGCGCTGCTGCGCGGCTGGCAATCCCGCCAGCAGGTGTTCGAGATGCAGCGCAAAGGCAAGCGGGCCGAGACGGCGATGCAGGTTTTAATGGAGGAACTGCCGCAGGCGCTGGCGTTGGTGCGGGTCGCCGACGGGCGGGTGATGGAAACCAGCCTCTCCTGCGAGCGGATGCTCGGCTATTCCGGCGCCGCGCTTGCGGCGATGCGCCTGGAGGATTGGCTCACCGCGCCGGAGGCGGTGGTGGCGGTGCGGGCCGCCTGCCAAAGCGGACGGATCAACGAAAGCGGCGAACTGACGCTCTACCGCCGCGACGGCGAGGGGTTTCCCGCGGTCCTGCGCGCCATCCCCCTGCGCTCCGGAGAGACGGCGGAATTCCACGAGGTGCTGGTGACGATCACCGACCTCACCTCCAGCCGCGACGCGCGCCTGGAGGCGCGCCACCTTCAGCGCCAGGCGGTCCTGGGCTGGATGGCGGCCTCCTTCGCTCACGAAATCCGCAATCCGCTCAACAACCTCTCCCTGCAGCTCGAGGAACTGCGCACGCTTTACCAACTGCCCGGGGAGGCTTCGAAGCTGGTGGGAGATTCCAAGGCCGAGTGCGACCGGTTGACGGAGATCTCGCGGCGGATGTTGGATTTCGCCCGCGGGCAGGATTTCCGCCCGGCCCCGACCGACATCGCCGCCCTGGTGAGGCGCGTCCTGGCGCGGATGCAGCCGGTGCTCGAGCGCGCCGGGGTCAAGTCGCTCTTCTCCGCGCCGGAGGATCTGCCCCAGGCGATGGCGGATCCGATGTCGATCGAGCAGGTGATCCTCAACCTGATCGACAACGCCGCCAAGGCAATGCCCGAAGGCGGCCATCTGGGCGTGAGCCTGCAGCTTTCGGCGCTCGAGAGCGGCGCGCCGGCGGTCGAGGTCCGCGTGGCCGACACCGGCCAGGGCCTTCCGCCGCAGGTGCGTGAGAAACTGTTCCAGCCGTACGTCACCACCCGCTCCGACGGGCACGGGTTGGGGCTGGCGCTCTCGCGCCACATTCTGGATGCGCACCGCGGCGCCCTGCGCGCCGACACCTACCCGGGAAGCGGGACCGTGTTCCGGGTGTTCCTGCCCGTGGCCTCACCCCCGACCCCTCTCCCAGCATAA